The following coding sequences are from one Musa acuminata AAA Group cultivar baxijiao chromosome BXJ1-6, Cavendish_Baxijiao_AAA, whole genome shotgun sequence window:
- the LOC135676041 gene encoding uncharacterized protein LOC135676041: MGNSACTPFAASGGSTKVINGEGGLEEYVQSVRAAELMVENPGQFVCSSNHLSVGCRIPGLKADEALQRRRVYFLLPMDMLFSVLTEEEMAALSRRASAATKWGASKNNIRRRIFPVLSDLCLLPAEAKKVNEPARISKRMSRQRSWKPALDTIVEVP; encoded by the coding sequence ATGGGGAACTCTGCATGCACACCTTTTGCTGCCTCAGGTGGATCCACAAAGGTCATCAACGGCGAGGGCGGACTCGAAGAGTACGTGCAGTCGGTGAGAGCGGCGGAGCTGATGGTAGAGAACCCCGGGCAGTTCGTGTGCAGCTCCAACCATCTCAGCGTCGGGTGCCGGATCCCCGGACTGAAGGCCGACGAGGCGCTCCAGAGACGCCGGGTCTACTTCTTGCTCCCGATGGACATGCTCTTCTCGGTGCTCACCGAGGAGGAGATGGCAGCCCTTTCACGCAGGGCCTCCGCTGCAACGAAGTGGGGGGCGTCCAAGAACAATATCAGGAGGAGGATCTTCCCCGTCCTCAGTGACTTGTGCCTGCTCCCTGCAGAAGCCAAGAAAGTGAACGAGCCCGCCAGGATCAGCAAGAGGATGTCGAGGCAGCGGTCCTGGAAACCGGCACTGGACACCATCGTAGAAGTTCCATGA